In the genome of Pseudomonas protegens, one region contains:
- a CDS encoding thiol:disulfide interchange protein DsbA/DsbL: MRNLILSAALVTASLFGVTAQAAEPLEAGKTYVELSSAVPVAVPGKIEVVELFWYGCPHCYAFEPTINPWVEKLPADVNFVRIPAMFGGIWNVHGQLFITLEAMGVEHKVHKAVFEAIHNGKKLATPEEMAEFLAAEGVDKDKFLSTYNSFAVKGKVEDAKKKAQAYQITGVPTMVVNGKYRFDLGTAGGPEGALSVADQLIAKERAAK; the protein is encoded by the coding sequence ATGCGTAATCTGATTCTCAGCGCCGCTCTCGTCACCGCCAGCCTGTTTGGCGTGACCGCTCAAGCTGCCGAGCCGCTTGAAGCCGGTAAAACCTACGTCGAGCTGAGCAGCGCCGTTCCGGTTGCCGTGCCTGGCAAGATCGAGGTCGTAGAGCTGTTCTGGTATGGCTGCCCACACTGCTACGCCTTCGAGCCGACCATCAATCCCTGGGTTGAAAAACTCCCTGCCGACGTCAACTTCGTGCGCATCCCCGCCATGTTTGGCGGTATCTGGAACGTTCATGGCCAGCTGTTCATCACCCTGGAAGCCATGGGCGTCGAACACAAGGTTCACAAAGCCGTATTCGAAGCCATCCACAACGGCAAGAAACTCGCCACTCCAGAGGAAATGGCCGAGTTCCTGGCAGCCGAAGGCGTCGACAAGGACAAGTTCCTGAGCACCTACAACTCCTTCGCCGTCAAAGGCAAGGTCGAGGACGCCAAGAAGAAGGCCCAGGCCTATCAGATCACCGGCGTACCGACCATGGTGGTCAACGGCAAGTACCGTTTCGACCTGGGCACCGCTGGTGGTCCTGAAGGCGCGCTGAGCGTGGCCGACCAGCTGATCGCCAAAGAGCGCGCAGCCAAGTAA